A single genomic interval of Penaeus chinensis breed Huanghai No. 1 chromosome 23, ASM1920278v2, whole genome shotgun sequence harbors:
- the LOC125037436 gene encoding two pore channel protein 1-like isoform X5, producing the protein MNYHEAAIFLEEGENNDKFNSHPRDRSALPAYLLTHNHWFYSLDLAAALLLMSLAVIEQPAVFEGVPVGVHGSIELFGLFLVGISIVMQLRWLGLRTFVQHKRSAVKSVTWVVMIIEAVVVIVRNTSHFRVTRALRPIFFVDSRYLGGVRRFLRQILQSVPPILEVLGILFFILIIFTTLGFYLFSPDQKNPYFTTFQQGFVSLYVLLTTANFPDVMMPAYAKSRWSAAFFIAFLAVNLYFLMNLMLAVVFVVFSDIEKDKFRKLLLHKRKACQYAFRLLVTRSQPTHIPFRHFHGLIKFFRPQTSWRDAYLSFKALNRTETGLLNLSEFYNIYDICEFKWKPCQSADPWFIDVPNPLRGCCFLIRRLVMWKWFDFVIWDMITDVVIISNALVLLVKTIMLSASGQPISYDVHVTWDQVAFVAFYTFEAILKMIGLGFSAYFHLGWNIYDFFVTVLAIIGIIAERFSSSFFYVVILRPLRLLRLFRMRKRYRDVFQTLVILLPRVMSAIVVIIITYYFFAIIGMELFSQYNMKNCCINTTVEQFYKDDNTTVYVNYYYLNNFDDLFKAGVTLFELTVVNNWFIIMEGYAAVSGEWSRLFFMLFYLVMMVVMSVVVAFILEAFTFRMQYNQAVQEDKDDDEDKVHIFVGLSKEELRFVYSRPDDTLTLQQYTAALETEGIVRYEGTRRRTRVVLQRRMYRDEIPGWLLEADQQNRTATGNHISHPVLTSHTLPVSIEARQGQSNTPSQTPPSFYGALNSNGLADDEGCDT; encoded by the exons ATGAACTATCATGAGGCTGCAATATTCTTGGAA GAAGGCGAAAACAACGACAAATTCAACAGCCATCCTCGCGACCGCAGTGCCCTGCCAGCTTACCTCTTAACACACAACCATTGGTTCTATTCCCTCGATTTAGCAGCTGCATTACTCCTCATGTCTCTGGCAGTCATAGAGCAGCCAGCAGTGTTTGAG GGTGTTCCTGTTGGAGTTCATGGATCCATAGAACTTTTTGGGCTCTTTCTTGTTGGCATATCCATCGTCATGCAGCTCAGATGGCTTGGCCTGCGAACCTTCGTCCAGCATAAACGTTCAGCTGTGAAG AGTGTGACATGGGTTGTCATGATAATTGAAGCAGTTGTGGTAATAGTCCGAAACACAAGCCATTTTCGAGTCACACGAGCTTTGCGTCCAATCTTCTTTGTGGATAGCAGATATCTAGGTGGTGTccgaag aTTTCTGAGGCAGATACTTCAGTCAGTGCCACCAATCCTTGAAGTCTTGGGAATTctatttttcatccttattattttcactacaCTAGGATTCTACCTCTTTAGCCCAGACCAGAAAAATCCCTATTTCACTACGTTTCAGCAGGGATTCGTGTCCCTCTATGTGCTCCTCACCACAGCAAA TTTTCCAGATGTAATGATGCCTGCTTATGCCAAAAGCCGATGGAGTGCTGCTTTCTTCATCGCATTCCTGGCCGTCAATTTGTATTTTCTTATGAATTTG ATGCTTGCCGTGGTGTTTGTGGTCTTCAGTGACATTGAGAAAGACAAATTCCGCAAGCTCCTACTCCACAAGAGAAAGGCCTGCCAGTATGCTTTCCGCTTGCTGGTCACACGATCCCAGCCAACACACATTCCCTTCCGGCATTTCCATGGCCTCATCAAGTTCTTCCGACCTCAAACTA GTTGGCGAGACGCGTACCTGTCATTCAAAGCCCTGAACCGCACGGAAACAGGCCTGCTTAACCTTTCTGAATTTTATAACATCTACGATATTTGCGAGTTCAAATGGAAACCCTGCCAGTCTGCGGATCCTTGGTTCATTGACGTTCCGAATCCTCTCCGGGGATGCTGCTTCCTCATCCGTCGGCTTGTGATGTGGAAATGGTTCGACTTTGTCATAT GGGATATGATCACAG ATGTTGTAATTATTTCCAATGCCCTTGTGCTGTTGGTGAAGACGATAATGTTATCTGCAAGTGGTCAACCAATATCATATGATGTACACGTCACCTGGGACCAAGTAGCTTTCGTTGCGT TCTACACCTTTGAGGCTATCCTCAAGATGATTGGTCTAGGATTTTCAGCCTACTTTCACCTTGGCTGGAACATCTATGATTTCTTTGTGACGGTGCTGGCCATCATAGGGATCATTGCAGAACGCTTTTCCAGTTCCTTCTTCTATGTTGTGATTCTGCGGCCTCTGAG gCTTCTAAGACTGTTCAGAAtgcgaaagagatacagagacgtCTTCCAAACTCTAGTGATTCTGTTGCCTAGAGTTATGTCagccattgttgtcatcattatcacatattATTTCTTTGCTATCATTGGCATGGAACTCTTCTCCCAGTATAATATGAAGAACTGCTGTAT aaacacAACAGTTGAGCAGTTTTATAAAGATGACAATACAACAGTGTACGTCAACTATTACTATCTCAACAACTTTGATGACCTCTTTAAGGCAGGAGTAACATTGTTTGAGCTGACGGTTGTTAATAACTGGTTCATCATTATGGAAG GTTATGCAGCTGTAAGTGGCGAATGGTCGAGATTGTTCTTCATGCTGTTTTACCTGGTGATGATGGTCGTTATGTCTGTTGTTGTCGCCTTCATCCTTGAGGCTTTTACCTTTAGGATGCAGTACAACCAGGCAGTAcaggaggataaagatgatg ATGAGGATAAAGTGCACATCTTTGTTGGACTCTCAAAGGAAGAGCTGCGTTTTGTATACAGCAGACCAGATGACACTTTAACCTTACAGCAATACACAGCTGCCCTTGAAACAGAG GGTATTGTGAGATATGAAGGCACCCGCAGGAGAACGCGAGTGGTCCTCCAGCGGCGCATGTACCGTGACGAGATCCCTGGATGGCTCCTAGAGGCAGACCAGCAGAATCGCACAGCTACAGGGAACCATATAAGTCACCCTGTTCTAACGAGTCACACCCTCCCTGTCAGCATTGAAGCTCGGCAAGGGCAGTCCAACACCCCCTCCCAGACCCCACCGTCCTTTTATGGTGCGCTCAACAGCAATGGCCTGGCAGACGACGAAGGCTGTGACACTTGA